A stretch of Rhea pennata isolate bPtePen1 chromosome 18, bPtePen1.pri, whole genome shotgun sequence DNA encodes these proteins:
- the TLR4 gene encoding toll-like receptor 4, translating into MPRRGAFLLWTLMVLLGLTLVPSQLASCLLDPCLEVIPNITFRCMGLNISGVPTQVPNTIQNLDLSFSHLKSLSSNYFSSVRELQFLDLTRCHIDIIEDNSFKDLYNLSTLILTANYLKYLGPAAFYGLTSLRRLVLVENNISSLNDLPIGHLHTLQELNVGHNNIASLKLPKYFANLTSLRHLSLLCNRITYISRGDLDALMEANRFNLTLVLSLNDIKYIEPGSFAKIHLGELVLRSSFKNFKVMHTCLQGLIGLQVNRLIVGEFSDGQKLKDFQSGLLSGLCQVQMQEFVLICFREFENNTDTLFDCIGNVSSIRLVDLHLEEVSKVPVLSQVKHLECKKCSFKEVPAVKLSLFKELRVLRITKSKYLNSFRQKFENLTKLEVMDLSENRLSFTKCCSPLFSGSPNLKYLNLSFNSDISVTGDFTNVKNLLTLDFQHTKLFGPGSYPVFLSLQKLIYLDISYTQTHVKSQCTFCGLHSLQVLKMAGSTFENNKLANNLKNLTHLHTLDISSCRLLQVDQSTFTALSKLKELNISNNKLLVFDPLVYKPLQALTVLDFSHNQLTVLLDSALESVPDSLVLLDLSHNLFDCSCTYLNFLKWVKEKQKILQNKELMMCHVPAYVKNVSLSSFDLSSCQIKPSTVAFSVSVLLAAAVSLFLIYKYYFQLYYALVLLSGSKHSTEKGDTYDAFVIHSSKDQEWVIKELVEPLEGGKPPFQLCLYYRDFLPGVPIVTNIMQEGFLSSRNVIAVISTDFLESKWCSFEFDIAQSWQLVAGRAGIIMIVLEDVDKALLRQRLGLSRYLRRNTYLEWKNREISRHIFWRQLTGALLEGKKRNHEEVKLM; encoded by the exons ATGCCCAGGAGAGGAGCTTTTCTCCTGTGGACGCTCatggtgctgctggggctgacACTTGTTCCGTCACAGCTTGCAAGCTGCCTCCTTGATCCCTGTTTGGAG GTCATCCCTAATATAACTTTCAGATGCATGGGACTGAATATCTCTGGAGTTCCCACTCAGGTCCCAAATACCATCCAGAACCTGGATCTCAGTTTCAGCCACTTGAAATCACTGAGCTCAAACTATTTTTCCTCAGTCCGTGAACTGCAGTTTCTGGATCTTACAAG GTGCCATATCGATATAATTGAAGATAACTCTTTTAAGGATCTTTATAACCTTTCCACCTTAATTCTAACTGCCAATTACTTAAAGTACCTGGGGCCAGCAGCTTTCTATGGCTTAACCTCTCTGCGAAGACTTGTGTTGGTGGAAAATAACATATCCTCTCTGAATGACCTGCCCATTGGACACTTGCATACCCTGCAGGAGCTGAATGTGGGCCACAATAACATTGCTTCATTGAAGCTTCCCAAGTATTTTGCCAATCTGACCTCTCTCAGACACCTGAGCTTGCTCTGCAATAGGATCACATATATTTCCAGAGGAGACCTTGATGCCCTGATGGAAGCAAACAGGTTCAACCTCACACTGGTGCTTTCTTTGAATGATATAAAATACATTGAGCCAGGGTCCTTTGCAAAGATTCACCTTGGTGAGCTGGTTTTAAGGTCCTCTTTTAAGAACTTCAAAGTGATGCATACTTGCCTTCAAGGTCTAATTGGTTTACAGGTCAACAGACTAATAGTTGGAGAATTCAGTGACGGTCAGAAACTGAAGGACTTTCAGAGTGGACTCTTGAGTGGACTGTGCCAGGTACAGATGCAGGAGTTTGTCTTGATCTGTTTCAGGGAATTTGAGAATAACACAGACACTCTTTTTGACTGCATAGGCAATGTCTCCAGTATTCGGTTGGTGGACCTCCATCTAGAAGAGGTGTCAAAAGTTCCTGTGTTGTCTCAAGTCAAACACCTGGAGTGCAAGAAATGCTCATTTAAGGAAGTGCCTGCTGTGAAGCTGTCTCTTTTTAAGGAACTTAGAGTGCTTCGTATTACCAAGAGCAAATACCTCAATAGCTTTCGGCAGAAATTTGAGAATCTAACTAAGCTGGAGGTCATGGATTTGAGTGAAAATCGCCTCTCCTTCACCAAATGCTGTTCCCCTCTTTTTAGCGGGTCTCCaaatttgaaatacttaaaCCTAAGCTTCAATTCTGACATCAGTGTCACTGGAGACTTCACTAATGTGAAGAATTTGTTAACCTTGGACTTTCAGCACACAAAGTTATTTGGTCCTGGCTCCTACCctgtctttctctcccttcaaaaACTCATTTACCTTGATATTTCCTATACTCAAACTCATGTTAAATCCCAGTGTACATTTTGTGGCTTACACTCCTTGCAAGTGCTTAAGATGGCAGGCAGCACCTTTGAGAACAACAAACTGGCCAACAATTTGAAAAACCTAACTCATCTCCACACCTTGGATATCTCAAGTTGCAGATTGCTACAGGTGGATCAAAGTACATTTACTGCTCTCTCTAAACTAAAAGAGCTAAACATCAGCAACAATAAGCTACTGGTCTTTGATCCTTTAGTCTACAAGCCTCTCCAAGCCCTCACAGTCCTGGACTTCAGCCACAACCAGCTGACTGTCCTGTTGGATTCAGCCCTGGAAAGTGTACCTGATAGTCTGGTCTTGTTAGACCTCTCTCACAACCTGTTTGATTGCTCTTGCACATACCTGAACTTTCTGAAATGGgtcaaagaaaagcagaagatacTGCAGAACAAGGAGCTGATGATGTGCCATGTCCCTGCATATGTGAAGAATGTGAGTCTGTCTAGCTTCGATCTGTCCTCCTGCCAGATTAAACCAAGCACAGTGGCATTCTCAGTGAGTGTGTTGCTTGCTGCAGCTGTGTCCCTGTTCCTGATTTACAAATACTACTTCCAGCTATACTACGCATTGGTGCTGCTCAGTGGGTCTAAGCACTCTACTGAAAAGGGGGACACCTATGATGCGTTTGTTATCCACTCCAGCAAAGACCAAGAGTGGGTGATAAAAGAGCTGGTGGAGCCCTTAGAAGGAGGAAAACCTCCCTTCCAGCTTTGTCTTTACTACAGGGATTTCTTACCAGGGGTACCCATTGTCACTAATATCATGCAAGAAGGTTTCTTGAGTAGCAGAAATGTCATTGCAGTCATTTCTACTGACTTTCTGGAGAGCAAGTGGTGTAGCTTTGAGTTTGACATTGCCCAGTCCTGGCAGCTTGTTGCAGGGAGGGCTGGAATTATCATGATTGTACTGGAAGACGTGGATAAAGCCTTGTTGAGGCAGAGGCTGGGGCTATCCCGATACCTGAGGAGGAATACCTATCTGGAAtggaaaaacagggaaataagCAGGCATATCTTCTGGAGGCAGCTGACAGGAGCCTTACtagaaggcaaaaaaaggaaTCATGAGGAGGTAAAACTCATGTAA
- the LOC134148811 gene encoding CMP-N-acetylneuraminate-beta-galactosamide-alpha-2,3-sialyltransferase 4-like, producing the protein MAQDVHADSMNVRSHMGKLSLAFFQWKKLVILLFVGLYVQSLYYSVMNSRESQAEYGALYQSFGGRLFMGRHGQKLKSRKRLGACRRRFVWRKPFLARFESHWKPFLTSESLYLLMDRPFRRELEKVLWFHELPFGLRNSVLSAFATLQLLPQQELPESFERLWCQRCIVVGNGYSIRSQHFVKMIDSHHVIIRLNDAPVKEHQKDVGERTSIRLFFPESALLNPLENNDNETLMVFVPFKPLDFVWLREVLLKTKNKTNVGFWRQPPCEWNGNVSRLRVLNPYVTYEATYKLLQLKTWSRRYATMGIIALNLALHMCQEVNIAGFGYPGNHDNATPIHYYNMSLSRKKELFQHNLTAERNWLLKMIKQGVIADIANPSFQAQNN; encoded by the exons GTCTGTATGTGCAGAGCCTATACTACTCTGTGATGAACTCACGTGAAAGTCAGGCAGA atATGGAGCTCTTTACCAGTCCTTTGGAGGGAGGCTGTTTATGGGCAGACATGGTCAGAAGCTCAAATCC AGGAAGCGCCTTGGTGCTTGCAGGAGACGCTTTGTGTGGAGAAAGCCTTTTCTCGCAAG GTTTGAATCTCACTGGAAGCCTTTCCTGACCAGTGAATCTTTATACTTGCTTATGGACAGGCCTTTTAGAAGAGAGCTTGAAAAAGTTCTGTGGTTCCATGAACTTCCCTTTGGACTTCGGAACTCAG TTCTCTCTGCGTTTGCCACATTGCAGCTTCTTCCACAGCAGGAGTTGCCTGAATCCTTTGAGCG TTTATGGTGCCAAAGGTGTATTGTGGTCGGCAATGGTTACTCCATCCGTAGCCAACACTTCGTGAAAATGATTGACTCTCACCATGTTATCATAAG ATTAAATGATGCTCCAGTAAAAGAGCACCAGAAGGATGTGGGTGAGAGAACCAGCATCCGTCTCTTCTTCCCTGAATCGGCTCTACTCAACCCTCTGGAAAACAATGACAATGAGACACTGATGGTGTTTGTCCCATTCAAGCCACTGGATTTCGTCTGGCTGAGGGAGGTattgctgaaaacaaagaataag ACAAACGTGGGGTTTTGGCGCCAGCCCCCTTGCGAATGGAATGGGAATGTCTCTCGCCTGCGTGTTCTCAACCCATATGTCACCTATGAAGCAACATACAAACTCCTGCAGTTGAAAACGTGGAGCAGG agATATGCCACCATGGGAATCATTGCTTTGAACTTAGCCCTCCATATGTGCCAAGAGGTCAACATTGCAGGCTTTGGTTACCCTGGCAACCATGACAATGCTACGCCAATACATTATTACAATATGAGTCTGTCACGGAAAAAAGAG CTGTTCCAGCACAATCTAACTGCTGAGAGGAACTGGCTGCTGAAAATGATCAAGCAAGGGGTGATTGCTGACATAGCTAACCCTTCCTTCCAGGCCCAGAACAACTGA